One window of Aspergillus oryzae RIB40 DNA, chromosome 3 genomic DNA carries:
- the car2 gene encoding ornithine-oxo-acid transaminase (ornithine aminotransferase) yields MAVNGTNGTSKTNGHSVNNGTSAYHAASTQEAIQAESDFAAHNYHPLPVVFARAQGTSVWDPEGRHYLDFLSAYSAVNQGHCHPKLVAALVEQASRVTLSSRAFYNDVFPRFAQFVTQYFGFDMVLPMNTGAEAVETGIKIARKWGYKVKGIPENQAVVLSAENNFHGRTFAAISLSSDPESRDNYGPYLPGIGCNIPGTDKPIAYNDKAALREAFEKAGPNLAAFLVEPIQGEAGIVVPDEDYLQEARALCDKYNALLICDEIQTGIARTGKLLCHEWSGIKPDLVLLGKAISGGMYPVSCVLGRKDVMLTIEPGTHGSTYGGNPLGCAVAIRALEVVQEEQMVERAEKLGHVFRDGLKAINSPMIQTVRGKGLLNAIVIDESKTNGHSAWDLCMLMKEKGLLAKPTHENIIRLAPPLVITDDEIKKSLEIIAEAVSELPTLKGAAEDKVIPPPEKKVKIGVEN; encoded by the exons ATGGCGGTCAACGGCACAAACGGCACATCCAAGACCAATGGTCACAGTGTAAACAACGGCACTAGTGCCTACCACGCCGCCTCCACCCAAGAGGCGATTCAAGCTGAGAGTGATTTTGCCGCTCACAactatcatcctctccccgTCGTCTTCGCTCGGGCTCAGGGCACCTCGGTCTGGGACCCCGAGGGTCGTCACTACCTTGACTTCCTGTCCGCATACTCTGCGGTCAACCAAGGCCACTGCCACCCTAAGCTGGTGGCTGCTCTCGTTGAGCAGGCGTCGCGGGTCACTCTGAGCTCTCGTGCTTTTTATAACGATGTCTTCCCACGTTTCGCCCAATTTGTCACTCAATACTTCGGCTTCGATATGGTTCTGCCCATGAACACGGGCGCCGAGGCTGTCGAGACCGGTATTAAGATCGCTCGTAAGTGGGGATACAAGGTTAAGGGTATTCCGGAGAACCAGGCGGTCGTCTTGAGTGCGGAGAACAACTTCCACGGTCGTACA TTTGCCGCCATCTCCCTGTCATCTGACCCCGAGTCGCGTGACAACTATGGTCCTTACCTCCCCGGCATCGGTTGCAACATCCCCGGCACTGATAAGCCCATCGCATACAACGACAAGGCCGCTCTGCGGGAGGCCTTTGAGAAGGCAGGCCCCAACCTGGCGGCCTTCCTGGTTGAGCCCATCCAGGGCGAGGCCGGCATCGTCGTCCCAGATGAGGACTACCTGCAGGAGGCGAGAGCCCTGTGCGATAAGTACAATGCTCTCCTGATCTGCGATGAGATCCAGACGGGTATTGCCCGCACTGGTAAGCTTCTCTGCCACGAGTGGAGCGGCATCAAGCCCGATCTGGTGCTGCTGGGCAAGGCCATTTCGGGTGGAATGTATCCCGTCTCGTGTGTTTTGGGCCGTAAGGATGTTATGCTCACCATCGAACCTGGTACTCACGGATCGACTTATGGCGGTAACCCCTTGGGTTGTGCGGTGGCCATCCGGGCTTTGGAAGTTGTCCAGGAGGAGCAGATGGTCGAACGGGCCGAGAAGCTCGGCCACGTCTTCCGCGATGGCCTGAAGGCCATCAACAGCCCGATGATTCAGACCGTCCGTGGCAAGGGTCTGCTCAATGCCATTGTCATTGACGAGTCGAAGACCAATGGACACTCTGCATGGGACCTCTGTATgttgatgaaggagaagggtctGTTG GCCAAGCCAACCCACGAGAATATCATTCGTCTCGCTCCACCGCTCGTGATCACCGAtgatgagatcaagaagTCCCTAGAGATCATCGCGGAGGCCGTATCGGAGCTTCCCACCCTGAAGGGTGCCGCCGAGGACAAAGTGATCCCTCCCccagagaagaaggtcaagatcGGCGTTGAGAACTAA
- a CDS encoding phosphate transporter (inorganic phosphate transporter), whose protein sequence is MPPSSTMFFPAQSVLPLSCPPPPPPNVRAAFFISEDRHVRMRQVYETIDRQGYQWIVVFVAGVGFFLDGYTLFASNMAFPMLSYVYWRDDPSSMKLTNINIATLAGTMLGQVLFGYLADKYGRKKMYGLELMLLITSTLGVVMSSNGVNHSMSVYAWLIWWRIVVGIGVGADYPLSAVITSEFAPTKHRARMMASVFFMQPLGQITGNIVSLIVVAASRSQGHEDLTRTVDIMWRWVIGIGVVPGVVATVFRFIIPESPRFLLEVEDDPIQAEFDATTLFNEPNNSPSIETDSWHNLPLPAISMTSQCFSDRSPSQTEILQPATLNSHWHLTGKDITQYFWTEGNWRTLAATSLSWLLLDFGFYGIGLSNPQFLAKTWGSLKLHGPAPVWQTDDTPNADVFKMFLDSSTHALVILNSGSFLGGLLLILVIHRLDRVALQKYGFLALAALFIALGTMFLTVHKEGAVAVALYIIGQAFFNFGPNATTYIIPAEIFPTRYRATCHGISAGAGKLGSILVQIFSAHFNFGSGLGNEPIIRHGWVLIVFSVCMMLGAVVTHFWIPPVKRQDGQGKFWGGKTETLETLALGRMGWKSRSRTLPLSIL, encoded by the exons ATGCCACCCTCATCTACAATGTTCTTCCCAGCTCAATCTGTCCTACCCCTATCCTgtccccctccccccccccccaatGTTCGAGCCGCATTCTTTATATCTGAG GACCGCCATGTCCGCATGCGACAAGTTTATGAGACCATCGATCGACAGGGTTATCAATGGATTGTGGTATTTGTGGCCGGGGtgggcttcttcctcgatggaTATACA CTATTTGCAAGCAACATGGCCTTCCCGATGCTATCCTACGTCTACTGGAGAGATGACCCGTCGTCCATGAAACTCACAAATATCAATATTGCCACATTGGCCGGTACCATGCTGGGGCAAGTATTATTTGGGTATCTAGCAGACAAGTATGggcggaagaagatgtaCGGACTGGAGTTGATGCTCCTGATCACCTCAACCCTCGGTGTGGTCATGTCCTCAAATGGCGTAAACCATAGTATGAGTGTATATGCGTGGCTGATATGGTGGAGAATTGTGGTCGGCATCGGCGTTGGGGCTGATTACCCACTGAGTGCTGTCATCACCTCTGA GTTTGCGCCCACAAAGCATCGAGCGCGAATGATGGCATCGGTCTTTTTCATGCAGCCGCTCGGTCAGATCACCGGAAATATCGTGTCACTGATTGTGGTTGCCGCCAGCAGAAGCCAGGGGCACGAAGACCTGACCCGCACTGTGGATATCATGTGGAGGTGGGTCATTGGAATCGGGGTAGTTCCTGGTGTAGTCGCAACGGTCTTCCGGTTCATTATCCCAGAAAGTCCCCGGTTTCTGCTGGAGGTCGAAGACGACCCCATCCAGGCAGAGTTCGACGCAACTACCCTCTTTAACGAGCCGAACAACTCTCCCTCGATAGAAACAGACAGTTGGCACAATCTGCCCCTCCCAGCGATCTCTATGACGAGTCAATGCTTCTCTGATCGATCACCCTCGCAGACAGAGATTCTCCAGCCCGCCACTCTGAACTCCCACTGGCATTTGACGGGAAAGGACATCACACAGTATTTCTGGACTGAGGGAAATTGGCGCACACTCGCTGccacctccctctcctgGCTCTTACTCGACTTTGGCTTTTACGGAATTGGTCTCTCGAACCCACAGTTTCTTGCCAAGACATGGGGCTCCCTCAAGCTCCATGGTCCAGCACCTGTCTGGCAGACGGACGACACCCCGAACGCCGATGTCTTCAAGATGTTTCTTGATAGTTCGACCCATGCCCTTGTCATCCTCAACAGTGGTAGTTTCCTTGGGGGCTTGCTGTTAATTCTCGTCATTCACCGTCTTGATCGTGTGGCACTTCAAAAATACGGGTTCCTGGCGCTGGCCGCCCTCTTCATTGCTCTGGGCACTATGTTCCTGACCGTTCACAAAGAAGGTGCTGTGGCCGTGGCCTTATATATCATCGGCCAGgctttcttcaacttcg GCCCCAACGCAACCACCTACATAATCCCCGCCGAAATATTCCCCACTCGGTACCGCGCCACCTGCCACGGAATCAGTGCCGGCGCTGGCAAGCTCGGCTCGATTCTCGTTCAAATATTCTCGGCACACTTCAACTTCGGTTCGGGTCTCGGAAATGAGCCCATCATCCGCCACGGCTGGGTTCTAATTGTCTTCAGCGTATGTATGATGCTCGGTGCGGTGGTGACACATTTCTGGATCCCCCCTGTGAAGCGACAGGACGGCCAAGGGAAGTTCTGGGGTGGGAAGACGGAGACCTTGGAGACATTGGCACTGGGAAGGATGGGATGGAAGAGTCG ATCTCGCACCTTACCTCTCAGCATACTCTGA
- a CDS encoding uncharacterized protein (predicted protein), translated as MEEQTIQTAHTVFTSQLSYTFEDWNDCVQFQELILAAKLVFIAGIAEAKSKGRGEECISQNLRILRGYNGKQVILFFANSQRKELKRYVSLPVNCIESVQPPKKAGRPVVLQLLPNFDHLSQMRSLQIHFLDHGDGLSFCQFLADHAK; from the exons ATGGAGGAACAGACCATCCAAACCGCCCATACCGTTTTCACCTCACAGTTATCTTATACCTTTGAGGATTGGAACG ATTGCGTGCAGTTTCAAGAACTCATACTCGCGGCCAAGCTCGTTTTCATTGCCGGAATTGCCGAAGCCAAATCCAAAGgtcgtggagaagaatgcaTCAGCCAGAATCTACGCATTTTACGCGGCTATAACGGCAAACAAGTGATTCTGTTCTTTGCCAATTCACAGCGAAAAGAGCTAAAGCGCTATGTCTCGCTTCCTG TGAATTGCATCGAAAGTGTCCAACCGCCGAAAAAGGCCGGGCGGCCGGTTGTGCTACAGCTTCTACCAAATTTTGACCACCTCTCCCAAATGAGAAGTCTCCAGATCCATTTCTTAGACCACGGAG ATGGTTTGTCCTTCTGTCAATTTCTGGCAGACCACGCTAAATAG